In Deltaproteobacteria bacterium, the genomic window TGCAAACTCTAGAAGTTCTTTTTTTGCCTGTTCAGAAAGTCTCATTGCTCCCCACTTTCAAATATTTTTTTGTATAAATCTTCCATCTCAAAAATCTTGAAGTATTCTCTCACTAATTCCATATTGAGCAGATCCCTGTATAGTGATACGAGAACTTCTATATCAGCAATATCTATTTTTTTCTCTTGAAGGATTATTAAAAAGAGACTGGAGTTTCAGTCCAATAATGTCCTCGGGTAACAAAGTCTTTATTTTTAATTTACCTCCAAAAATATCTTTCGTCCCTGCCCTCTGTAACATTTCAAGGCTTACTTTTCTAAAAGCATGGATAATATTTATACCACCAAATATTTTCATGGACGAAATATATTGTGAAACATTCTCAGTGTGATTATACCGTTCATAGCTCATATCAATCATAATATTATGGACTGCCTTCATATCATCCTTGTTTACAAGAAAATCCAGATCCACGGTTGATCTTGAACCACCCCATAAGCCCATAGCAAAACCACCGGTCAAAGCATAGCGGATATTATGTTCGTCAAAGGCAGTTAATAGTTTTTCCAGAACAAGTTTAAAGTCCATTTAAGTATATCCTTAACCATAACATTTAAATAATGTATACAGTATCAAATATCTACTATATTATCAATAATCCTTTCCTATTTTTTAAAATAAATATTTTATGGTAAATGAGTACCACAATTGGTCTGCTTAAGATATCGGTTGAAAATAACTTGACAAGATACTTTTAGCTCGTTGTTAAAACAGAGAGAAAGGGTTCCTTTGTTTATTATGAATTGAATGAACCCGCTCTTATTAATTTAATCAGGCTTACGAATCAGCTTTTATTGGAATTAAATGAAAAGAGCAGTTTGAAAGTAAATACGGAGACCAAATTTTATTTGACCTTTCCGGTAATGATGAAAAAAATGTTTGAATTAATGAATCAATCTAAGGAGGAATAAAAAATAATAGAAAATAAAGGCGGAATGCCCGGAATACCAATGATGGGGGGATCAGGAAAATGATGGGGAACACGGATGATTTTGACCCGAGAGAGATGTGTCAAAATGTTTTAAAAACAGTTGCCGAAATATCGGAAACGTCATTCTATGCTTCTCAGGAAATTAGAAATATATTCGAAGAATGGTTGGCAAGCGTGGAGGAAGAGATATTCGAATTCGTTCATACTGAAACGGAAATAAATCTTGATAAAATAACCAGCCGTTTCAAAATATCTAAAAGCGCAGCTAAATTTTTCTTAAATCATCTTGCGGCTTCTGGGAAGATCAAAGCCGAATTTAATGATAAGTCGAACAAGGATGATGAAAGATGATGAAAATAATATTTAAATCGATAAAAATCTGCTATTATAAAAAAGGAGGTAAATCCAATGTGGGGACCTGGATATTTTTGGTGGGGAGGCATGTGGATCTTCCCAATAATTATGTTGATAGTAATAGTGGTAGTGGTTTTTCTGATTTTCGGTCATAGGAATTTTAGACCGCCCTGGTATGGTTACAATAGGTTCTTCGACGATCAGGGAGGATCGGAGACTGCCCTTGAGATATTAAAGAAAAGATATGCAAAGGGCGAAATCACAAAAGAGGAATTTGAGCAAATGAAGAAGGATATTTTAACCTGAAGGTGCAAAGGTAAGTTGCCTACGATTCATTCAGA contains:
- a CDS encoding nucleotidyltransferase family protein; translated protein: MDFKLVLEKLLTAFDEHNIRYALTGGFAMGLWGGSRSTVDLDFLVNKDDMKAVHNIMIDMSYERYNHTENVSQYISSMKIFGGINIIHAFRKVSLEMLQRAGTKDIFGGKLKIKTLLPEDIIGLKLQSLFNNPSREKNRYC
- a CDS encoding SHOCT domain-containing protein, translating into MWGPGYFWWGGMWIFPIIMLIVIVVVVFLIFGHRNFRPPWYGYNRFFDDQGGSETALEILKKRYAKGEITKEEFEQMKKDILT